From a single Hymenobacter sp. YIM 151500-1 genomic region:
- the xseA gene encoding exodeoxyribonuclease VII large subunit, whose amino-acid sequence MPPLYNRRPDVGLRAQLPPAALPLSELLARVRQSLTERFPDSYWVVAEIADLTLPRTIGAHCYLTLTDQHTTGRGAQLKAQARATIWSQRYQQLAAAFAEHTGLELRAGLKVMLRVQVKFHEQFGLSLDVLALDPTYTVGDLARLRLETLRQLAAQDLLERQKRLTLPIGVQRVAVISSPTAAGWQDFVQQLREAPYDFSLTLFPALMQGDDAPASIRAALDAIRPRRGEFDAVVIIRGGGAKTDLLAFDDYGLAAAVGSFPVPVLTGIGHERDEAVVDLTAHTALKTPTAVAAFLIERLARLEAALEGYGGRIRELAQVRVQHEAAQLRRLLRRAHLSAREQLDVARGLLHQRIRAAAAAPRGQLRQQQQQLTRRRHQLHRAARTAVRHHEQQLRLRGRALARRFRRLHRRRREQLLRQRFALQLAATRLLHRAELRLARLPASPAPGTVRLLTPKGQPFAVGSLRPGQEVLLRLPDALVPARIGGQLPLFIR is encoded by the coding sequence ATGCCGCCTCTCTACAACCGCCGCCCCGATGTAGGCCTTCGCGCCCAGCTGCCGCCGGCCGCGCTGCCACTCAGCGAGCTGCTGGCCCGCGTGCGCCAGAGCCTCACGGAGCGGTTTCCGGACTCCTACTGGGTGGTGGCTGAAATTGCCGACCTCACGCTGCCCCGCACCATCGGGGCCCACTGCTACCTCACCCTCACCGACCAGCACACCACCGGGCGCGGGGCCCAGCTGAAAGCCCAGGCGCGGGCCACCATTTGGAGCCAGCGGTACCAGCAGCTGGCGGCAGCTTTTGCCGAGCACACCGGCCTGGAGCTGCGCGCGGGGCTGAAAGTGATGCTGCGCGTGCAGGTGAAGTTTCACGAGCAGTTTGGCCTGAGCCTCGACGTGCTGGCCCTCGACCCCACCTACACCGTGGGCGACCTGGCCCGCCTGCGCCTGGAAACCCTGCGCCAGTTAGCCGCTCAGGACCTGCTGGAGCGCCAGAAACGCCTGACGTTGCCCATCGGGGTGCAGCGGGTGGCCGTTATTTCCTCGCCCACCGCCGCCGGCTGGCAGGACTTCGTGCAGCAGCTGCGCGAGGCGCCCTACGACTTCTCCCTCACCCTGTTTCCGGCCCTGATGCAGGGCGACGATGCCCCGGCCAGCATTCGGGCGGCCCTGGATGCCATCCGGCCCCGGCGCGGGGAGTTTGATGCCGTGGTCATTATCCGGGGCGGGGGTGCCAAAACCGACTTGCTGGCCTTCGACGACTACGGGCTGGCGGCGGCCGTGGGCTCGTTTCCGGTGCCCGTGCTAACCGGCATTGGGCACGAGCGGGACGAGGCCGTGGTGGACCTCACGGCCCACACAGCCCTGAAAACCCCGACGGCCGTGGCGGCTTTCCTGATTGAGCGCCTGGCCCGGCTGGAAGCGGCGCTGGAAGGTTACGGGGGCCGCATCCGGGAGCTGGCCCAGGTCCGCGTGCAGCACGAGGCCGCCCAGCTGCGCCGCCTGCTGCGGCGGGCCCACCTTTCGGCTCGGGAGCAACTCGATGTGGCTCGTGGCCTGCTGCACCAGCGCATTCGGGCGGCGGCGGCAGCGCCGCGCGGCCAGCTTCGCCAGCAGCAGCAGCAGCTCACGCGCCGCCGCCACCAGCTGCACCGGGCCGCCCGCACTGCCGTGCGGCACCACGAGCAGCAGCTGCGCCTGCGGGGCCGGGCCCTGGCCCGCCGCTTCCGGCGCCTGCACCGCCGCCGCCGCGAGCAGCTGCTGCGCCAGCGGTTTGCCTTGCAGCTGGCCGCCACTCGCCTGCTGCACCGCGCCGAGCTGCGCCTGGCCCGGCTGCCGGCCTCGCCCGCGCCCGGCACCGTGCGCCTGCTCACACCCAAGGGCCAACCCTTCGCCGTTGGGTCGCTGCGGCCGGGCCAGGAGGTGCTGCTGCGCCTGCCCGACGCCCTGGTGCCGGCCCGTATCGGCGGGCAATTGCCGCTGTTTATTCGCTAG
- a CDS encoding efflux RND transporter permease subunit, with protein sequence MSLSSTSINRPVLAIVMSLVIVIFGVIGFRSLSIREYPSVDPPIITVSASYTGASADVIQSQVTEPLEEALNGIAGIRNLTSNSRDGRSQITVEFDLDADLETAANDVRDKVSGAQGRLPRDIDPPVVSKANADSQPIVLSYLSSSKRNLLELTDYANNVLKERLQTIPGVSEIRVYGERRYSMRLWLDPVKLSALGVSPVDVQAALTRENVELPSGSVQGAATQLTLRTMGRLSTVEEFNNLIIRRDAASLVRLSDVGYAELYPENDQTIFRVNGIPGVALAVIPQPGSNQIDIADEFNKRLEQYGKDLPADLELRPAIDNSIFIRNSISEVEHTIIEAFVLVVVIIFLFLRDWRSTLIPVVAIPVSLVGIFFVMYLLDFSINVLTLLGVVLAIGLVVDDAIVVLENIYSRIEEGEDPRTAAIHGSEEILMAVISTTIVLAAVFLPVVFLTGITGRLFREFGIVVAGSVLISAFVSLTLTPMMCSKLLKRQETHNWFYRKTEPFFERMIGGYQDSLQTFLRNRWLAWVVVAGTGVGIWYFVGALPSELAPVEDRSRVNVNATGPEGASFEFMDEYMAQVTQLVQDSAGRDLSSVFTVTSPGFGGGANSGFARVLLKPADERPRTQDQVATSLTAGVKRLTAARTSVSQDQSIGSGGGGLPVQFVVQTQDFDKLRTAVPKFLEAARQDPTFQFVDVNLKFNKPELRINIDREKAQSLGVSVQSISQTLQAGLSGQRYGYFIRGGKQYQIIGQVAREDRDQPLDVRLLSVKNANGELVQLDNVIRLTESSTPPQLYRFNRYNSATFSAALAPGRTLGDGIAAMQAIADKQLDDTFSTELAGASRDFQESSSSLLFAFGLALVLIYLVLAAQFESFRDPVIIMVTVPLALSGALLSLWYFNQTLNLFSQIGIIMLVGLVTKNGILIVEFANQRVEHGVDYMTGLIEGATARFRPILMTSLCAILGILPIAIATGAGALSRRAMGIGVVGGLLFATALTLYVVPVMYSYFATAKKHSGKAVARKAVA encoded by the coding sequence ATGAGTCTTTCATCCACCAGCATCAACCGCCCGGTTTTGGCTATTGTGATGAGCCTGGTCATTGTCATTTTTGGCGTGATTGGGTTCCGCTCACTCAGCATCCGGGAGTACCCCAGCGTCGACCCGCCCATTATTACGGTGTCGGCCTCCTACACCGGCGCCTCGGCCGACGTGATTCAGAGCCAGGTGACGGAGCCGCTGGAGGAAGCCCTCAACGGCATTGCCGGCATCCGGAACCTGACCTCGAACTCGCGCGACGGCCGCTCCCAGATTACGGTGGAGTTCGACCTCGATGCCGACCTGGAAACGGCCGCCAACGACGTACGCGACAAGGTGTCGGGGGCCCAGGGGCGCCTGCCGCGCGACATCGACCCGCCCGTGGTGAGCAAGGCTAATGCTGACTCCCAGCCCATCGTGCTCAGCTACCTCAGCTCCTCGAAGCGCAACCTGCTGGAGCTGACCGACTATGCTAACAACGTGCTCAAGGAGCGCCTGCAAACCATTCCGGGCGTGTCGGAAATCCGGGTGTACGGGGAGCGGCGCTACTCCATGCGCCTGTGGCTGGACCCGGTGAAGCTCTCGGCCCTGGGCGTGAGCCCCGTAGATGTGCAGGCCGCCCTCACCCGCGAGAACGTGGAGCTGCCCAGCGGCTCGGTGCAGGGCGCGGCCACCCAGCTTACCCTGCGCACCATGGGCCGCCTGAGCACCGTGGAGGAATTCAACAACCTCATCATCCGCCGCGACGCCGCCTCCCTGGTGCGCCTCTCCGACGTGGGCTACGCCGAGCTGTACCCCGAAAACGACCAGACCATCTTCCGCGTCAACGGCATTCCGGGCGTGGCCCTGGCGGTTATTCCGCAGCCAGGCTCCAACCAGATTGACATTGCCGACGAGTTCAACAAGCGCCTGGAGCAGTACGGCAAAGACCTGCCCGCCGACCTGGAGCTGCGCCCGGCCATCGACAACTCCATCTTTATCCGCAACTCCATCAGCGAGGTGGAGCACACCATCATCGAGGCCTTCGTGCTGGTGGTGGTCATCATCTTCCTGTTTCTGCGCGACTGGCGCTCCACGCTGATTCCGGTGGTAGCCATTCCGGTGTCCTTGGTGGGTATTTTCTTCGTGATGTACCTGCTCGACTTCTCCATCAACGTGCTGACGCTGCTGGGCGTGGTGCTGGCCATTGGCCTGGTAGTAGACGACGCCATTGTGGTACTGGAAAATATCTACTCCCGCATTGAGGAGGGCGAAGACCCGCGCACGGCCGCCATCCACGGCTCCGAGGAAATCTTGATGGCCGTTATCAGCACGACCATTGTGCTGGCGGCCGTGTTTCTGCCGGTGGTGTTTCTGACGGGCATCACCGGGCGCCTGTTCCGGGAGTTTGGCATTGTGGTGGCGGGCTCGGTGTTGATTTCGGCCTTCGTCTCGCTCACGCTCACGCCCATGATGTGCTCCAAGCTGCTGAAGCGTCAGGAAACGCACAACTGGTTTTACCGCAAGACCGAGCCGTTTTTTGAGCGTATGATTGGCGGCTACCAGGACAGCCTTCAGACCTTTTTGCGCAACCGCTGGCTAGCCTGGGTGGTGGTGGCGGGCACGGGCGTGGGCATCTGGTACTTCGTGGGCGCTCTGCCCTCGGAGCTGGCCCCGGTGGAGGACCGCAGCCGCGTCAACGTGAATGCCACAGGGCCCGAGGGCGCTTCGTTTGAGTTCATGGACGAGTATATGGCCCAGGTAACCCAGTTAGTCCAGGACTCGGCCGGCCGGGATTTGAGCAGCGTGTTTACCGTGACGTCGCCGGGCTTCGGGGGTGGCGCCAACTCTGGTTTTGCGCGGGTGCTGCTCAAGCCCGCCGATGAGCGGCCCCGCACCCAGGACCAGGTAGCCACCAGCCTCACGGCCGGCGTGAAGCGGCTCACGGCCGCCCGTACCTCTGTTAGCCAGGACCAGAGTATCGGCTCGGGCGGGGGCGGGCTGCCGGTGCAGTTTGTGGTGCAGACCCAGGACTTCGACAAGCTGCGCACGGCCGTGCCCAAGTTTCTGGAAGCTGCGCGCCAGGACCCCACGTTTCAGTTCGTGGACGTGAACTTGAAGTTCAACAAGCCCGAGCTGCGCATCAACATCGACCGGGAGAAGGCCCAGAGCCTGGGCGTAAGCGTGCAGAGCATCAGCCAGACCCTGCAAGCCGGCCTGAGCGGGCAGCGCTACGGTTACTTTATCCGGGGTGGCAAGCAGTACCAGATTATCGGGCAGGTGGCCCGCGAGGACCGGGACCAGCCCCTGGACGTGCGCCTGCTGTCGGTGAAGAATGCCAACGGGGAGCTGGTGCAGCTCGACAACGTGATTCGGCTGACCGAAAGCAGCACCCCGCCCCAGCTCTACCGCTTCAACCGCTACAACTCGGCCACTTTCTCGGCGGCGCTGGCGCCCGGCCGCACGCTTGGCGACGGTATTGCCGCTATGCAGGCCATTGCCGATAAGCAGCTCGACGACACCTTCTCCACGGAGCTGGCCGGCGCCTCCCGCGACTTCCAGGAAAGCTCCTCGTCCCTGCTGTTTGCCTTTGGCCTGGCCCTGGTCTTGATTTACTTGGTGCTGGCGGCCCAGTTCGAGAGCTTCCGCGACCCGGTGATTATCATGGTGACGGTGCCGCTGGCCTTGTCGGGCGCGTTGCTCAGCCTGTGGTACTTCAACCAGACGCTTAACCTGTTCTCGCAAATCGGCATCATCATGCTGGTGGGGCTGGTGACGAAGAACGGCATCCTCATCGTGGAATTTGCCAACCAGCGCGTAGAGCACGGCGTGGACTACATGACCGGCCTCATTGAAGGCGCTACGGCCCGCTTCCGCCCCATCCTGATGACTTCGCTCTGCGCCATCCTCGGCATTCTGCCTATTGCCATAGCTACCGGCGCGGGCGCCCTGAGCCGCCGGGCCATGGGCATCGGCGTGGTGGGCGGCCTGCTGTTTGCCACGGCTCTGACCCTGTACGTGGTGCCGGTGATGTACTCCTACTTCGCTACGGCCAAGAAGCACAGTGGCAAGGCCGTAGCCAGGAAGGCAGTGGCGTAG
- a CDS encoding four helix bundle protein — protein sequence MREDNIILQKSYAFAVRVVKLSQFSVRKKQAYQLADQVRRSGTSGTSIGANMEEAVGGFSRKDFIAKCGIAYKETRETYYWLRLLRDTEYIDITQANSLLQDCEELLKNNYRYYSVISRRLRQFLIINF from the coding sequence ATGAGAGAAGACAACATAATTTTACAAAAAAGCTATGCTTTTGCTGTTAGAGTTGTTAAGCTAAGTCAGTTTTCGGTTAGGAAAAAACAAGCCTATCAATTAGCCGATCAAGTGCGCCGGAGCGGCACTAGCGGCACTTCGATTGGAGCCAACATGGAGGAAGCAGTAGGCGGCTTCTCTCGCAAAGACTTTATTGCCAAGTGTGGTATTGCCTATAAAGAAACCCGTGAAACGTATTATTGGCTTCGGCTGCTCCGTGACACTGAATATATAGATATTACCCAGGCTAATTCGCTTCTACAGGATTGCGAGGAGTTATTGAAAAATAATTACCGCTATTATTCGGTCATCTCGCGACGACTCCGCCAATTCTTAATTATTAATTTCTAA
- a CDS encoding response regulator, producing MTNTPTIRLAVVDDHILFRKGLRALISGFSGMEALFEAGDGQELLEHLDQGRVPDVVLMDLQMPVLDGLQTVRLLRAQYPHVRVIIISMHDEPELIDSLRAEGAHGYLLKNASPEEVRGAILTVMNQHPPTSRPPLTVSFYL from the coding sequence ATGACCAACACACCCACTATTCGCCTGGCCGTCGTCGATGACCATATCCTATTTCGCAAAGGGTTGCGTGCCCTAATCAGCGGCTTCTCCGGAATGGAAGCCCTCTTTGAGGCCGGCGACGGCCAGGAGCTGCTGGAGCACCTCGACCAGGGCCGTGTGCCCGATGTGGTGCTGATGGACTTGCAGATGCCCGTGCTCGACGGCCTGCAAACCGTGCGGCTGCTGCGGGCCCAGTACCCGCACGTGCGCGTCATTATCATTTCGATGCACGACGAGCCCGAACTGATTGACTCGCTACGGGCCGAGGGCGCCCACGGCTACCTGCTCAAAAACGCCAGCCCCGAAGAAGTGCGCGGCGCCATCCTAACCGTCATGAACCAGCACCCGCCAACTTCGCGGCCGCCGCTGACGGTTTCGTTCTACCTTTAG
- a CDS encoding MGMT family protein: protein MTTASRSSGAAPTFFQDVHEVVRLIPRGRVSTYGAIAHYLGARHGARMVGYALIAAVPAHGLDDIPAQRVVNRNGLLTGRHHFATPTAMQEALEAEGVRVVDDQVVDFDKLFWNPSKELI, encoded by the coding sequence ATGACCACTGCTTCTCGTTCTTCCGGGGCGGCGCCCACGTTTTTTCAGGATGTACACGAGGTAGTACGGCTGATTCCGCGGGGCCGGGTGAGCACCTACGGCGCCATTGCCCACTACCTGGGTGCCCGGCACGGAGCCCGCATGGTCGGCTACGCCCTGATTGCCGCCGTCCCCGCCCACGGCCTCGACGACATCCCGGCCCAGCGCGTCGTCAACCGCAACGGCTTGCTCACGGGCCGCCACCACTTCGCCACCCCCACCGCCATGCAGGAAGCCCTGGAAGCCGAAGGGGTGCGCGTAGTCGACGACCAGGTGGTAGACTTCGACAAGCTGTTCTGGAACCCCAGCAAAGAGCTAATCTGA
- a CDS encoding TolC family protein: MRRNLFLFFCLLPLTLRAQQPTAKPQSKPQLEKPATVAPAPPLTLEDAIRLGLENNYGIRLARRDEQIADNNVTRGNAGQLPQLNGNFTRTFNRNNVRQQLGTQDPRIANGAQSNLFNTNVALNWTVFDGLGMFIAYDRLEALRSQQRQVTRATVQQTVADITDAYYAVVREAGRTRSFEEALTIGQQRIDLTQARVDVGLSAKVEVLTARVDFNADRSALIQQQEALASAKIQLNTLLGRTPRIDFQPTDSIVVARSLDLGVVAEQLRQQNPRLQQARLGIDVATYDRRLVRASRFPQIGLTTGYGLNRNINGAAFFGTQLATNVSRVYGLNYGVVASVPIFDGFNRRRLEQNARVAEEQSRLSLEQTQLQLDAELEQAYVQYRNRLQLLELEEDNILLTRQNVAIALERYRLGLLTPLVLREAQRTQLDAEIRLLDIRFQAKQAETVLRRLSGELVQEVGQ; this comes from the coding sequence ATGCGCCGTAACCTCTTCCTTTTTTTCTGCCTGCTTCCCCTCACGCTTCGGGCCCAACAGCCTACGGCCAAGCCGCAGTCGAAACCCCAGCTGGAGAAGCCGGCGACGGTGGCGCCCGCACCGCCGCTGACGCTGGAGGACGCCATCCGGCTGGGACTGGAAAACAACTACGGCATCCGGCTGGCGCGGCGCGACGAGCAGATTGCCGACAATAACGTGACCCGCGGCAACGCCGGGCAATTGCCCCAGCTGAACGGCAACTTCACCCGCACCTTCAACCGCAACAACGTGCGCCAGCAGCTGGGCACCCAGGACCCGCGCATCGCCAACGGAGCCCAGTCCAACCTGTTCAACACCAACGTGGCCCTGAACTGGACGGTGTTTGATGGGCTGGGCATGTTCATTGCCTACGACCGGCTGGAGGCCCTGCGCAGCCAGCAGCGCCAGGTGACCCGCGCCACCGTGCAGCAAACCGTGGCCGACATCACCGACGCCTACTATGCCGTGGTGCGCGAAGCTGGCCGTACCCGCTCTTTTGAGGAGGCCCTGACCATCGGCCAGCAGCGCATCGACCTGACCCAGGCCCGCGTGGACGTGGGGCTGAGCGCCAAGGTGGAGGTGCTGACGGCCCGCGTGGACTTCAACGCCGACCGTTCGGCCCTGATTCAGCAGCAGGAGGCCCTGGCTTCGGCCAAGATTCAGTTGAACACCCTGCTGGGCCGCACCCCGCGCATCGACTTCCAGCCTACCGACTCCATTGTGGTAGCCCGCTCCCTCGACCTGGGCGTGGTGGCCGAGCAGCTGCGCCAGCAGAACCCGCGCCTTCAGCAGGCCCGCCTGGGCATCGACGTGGCCACCTATGACCGGCGCCTGGTGCGCGCCTCCCGCTTCCCGCAAATAGGGCTGACCACGGGCTACGGCCTCAACCGCAACATCAACGGCGCGGCCTTTTTCGGGACCCAGCTGGCTACCAACGTCAGCCGCGTGTATGGCCTCAACTATGGTGTGGTGGCCTCGGTGCCTATTTTCGACGGCTTCAACCGGCGGCGCCTGGAGCAAAACGCCCGCGTGGCCGAGGAGCAGAGCCGCCTGAGCCTGGAGCAAACCCAGCTGCAGCTCGACGCGGAGCTGGAGCAGGCCTACGTGCAGTACCGCAACCGCCTGCAACTGCTGGAGCTGGAGGAAGACAACATCCTGCTGACCCGCCAGAATGTGGCCATTGCCCTGGAGCGCTACCGCCTGGGCCTGCTCACACCCCTGGTGCTGCGCGAGGCCCAGCGCACCCAGCTCGACGCCGAAATTCGCCTGCTCGACATCCGCTTCCAGGCCAAGCAGGCCGAAACCGTGCTGCGCCGCCTCAGCGGCGAGCTGGTGCAGGAAGTCGGGCAGTAA
- a CDS encoding efflux RND transporter periplasmic adaptor subunit: protein MLWLLVAAAVVAGLVFVKMKYFPSPSAEGKGSKGGPAGGRGAGGSGGAGPGGAQRLPVQVYVLRPTSLADEVAATGSVLAEEAVIIRSEIAGKITSLNIREGQPVRKGQLLLSINADEMQAELRKQEYNIRLYREQEKRQRTLLDKEYISAQEYEQAQNQLLTAQADLQALRASLAKAYVRAPFDGVLGLTTATVGTYVSPGTDITTLSKVKPVKISFSIPSRFANLVRVGDEVRITDEATNRQYEARVYALDPQIDPVSRTLTVRARYANAANELRPGAFVRVNLQLGETSQALQVPTEAVIPEASGYSVYTVRGGKMVPKKVKIGVRSEKLIQVTEGLAVGDSVIRTGILQVKPGDAVKVISN from the coding sequence TTGTTGTGGCTTTTAGTGGCCGCGGCCGTGGTGGCGGGTCTGGTATTCGTGAAGATGAAATACTTCCCTTCGCCATCGGCCGAGGGCAAAGGCAGCAAAGGCGGGCCCGCCGGAGGGCGGGGGGCCGGTGGTTCGGGCGGGGCCGGCCCCGGTGGTGCTCAGCGCCTGCCGGTGCAGGTGTACGTGCTGCGGCCCACCAGCCTAGCCGACGAAGTAGCCGCTACGGGCTCGGTGCTGGCCGAAGAAGCAGTGATTATCCGCAGTGAAATTGCGGGCAAGATTACGTCCCTCAACATCCGGGAAGGGCAGCCGGTCCGCAAGGGCCAGCTGCTGCTCAGCATCAACGCCGATGAAATGCAGGCCGAGCTGCGCAAGCAGGAGTATAACATCAGGCTGTATCGGGAGCAGGAAAAGCGCCAGCGCACCCTGCTCGACAAGGAGTACATCAGCGCCCAGGAATACGAGCAGGCCCAGAACCAGCTGCTCACAGCCCAGGCCGACTTGCAGGCCCTGCGCGCCTCCCTGGCCAAGGCCTACGTGCGCGCCCCCTTCGACGGGGTGCTGGGCCTGACCACTGCCACAGTAGGCACCTACGTGAGCCCCGGCACCGATATCACCACCCTATCGAAGGTCAAGCCGGTGAAAATCAGCTTCTCCATTCCCAGCCGCTTCGCCAACCTGGTGCGCGTCGGCGACGAGGTGCGCATCACTGACGAAGCCACTAACCGCCAGTACGAAGCGCGGGTGTACGCCCTCGACCCGCAGATTGACCCCGTAAGCCGCACCCTGACCGTGCGGGCCCGCTATGCCAATGCCGCTAACGAGCTGCGGCCCGGCGCCTTCGTGCGCGTGAACCTCCAGCTGGGCGAAACCAGCCAGGCCCTGCAAGTGCCCACCGAAGCGGTAATCCCCGAAGCCAGCGGCTACAGCGTGTACACCGTGCGGGGCGGCAAGATGGTCCCGAAGAAAGTGAAAATCGGGGTGCGCTCCGAAAAGCTGATCCAAGTAACGGAGGGCCTGGCCGTGGGCGACTCCGTGATTCGCACCGGGATTCTCCAGGTGAAGCCCGGCGACGCTGTTAAGGTAATTAGTAATTAG
- a CDS encoding YciE/YciF ferroxidase family protein, with translation MFDKLETLDDLFEMQLKDLYSAENQLVKALPKMASAAKDARLRQGFEKHLQETQNQVARLEQIGQALNLDLGGHTCKAMEGLIAEGQETMSERATDEVMDAALIAASQRIEHYEISGYGTAAHFAERLGYDEAANLLRQTLEEEQLTDTKLNDLAKSYINQKAM, from the coding sequence ATGTTCGACAAACTTGAAACCTTGGATGACCTGTTTGAAATGCAACTCAAGGACCTGTACAGCGCCGAGAATCAGCTGGTAAAGGCCCTGCCCAAAATGGCCAGCGCCGCCAAAGATGCTCGTTTGCGCCAGGGCTTCGAGAAGCACTTGCAGGAAACCCAAAACCAGGTAGCCCGCCTGGAGCAGATTGGTCAGGCGCTTAACCTCGACCTGGGTGGCCACACCTGCAAAGCCATGGAAGGCCTGATTGCCGAAGGCCAGGAAACCATGTCGGAGCGCGCCACCGATGAGGTAATGGACGCCGCCCTGATTGCCGCTTCCCAGCGCATCGAGCACTACGAAATTTCGGGCTACGGCACGGCCGCCCACTTTGCCGAGCGCTTGGGCTACGACGAAGCCGCCAACCTGCTACGCCAGACGCTGGAAGAGGAGCAGCTGACCGACACCAAGCTAAACGACCTGGCCAAGAGCTACATCAACCAGAAAGCCATGTAA
- a CDS encoding sensor histidine kinase — MPDALIPLILVTPILLLLALGIVAFVVRYQRRLLQQQQEMQAMHEAAQQQALEAALLAQEEERRRIAGDLHDGVGTTLAIVKLHLNTLDQPTLTQEATALLDQAISEVRRISRNLLPAALQKFGLPFALEALSRTMPDDGPTQVTLTQHGNPRRLDPQYELIVYRVVQELLGNGLRHAHATHISIEVEFGPDYLALQYTDDGVGFDPTLSEQQPAPGVRTGLGLTNLRSRVGVLRGTLRHESAPGQGTQVWISLPIPYLTKHHPVAAPTL; from the coding sequence ATGCCCGACGCCCTGATCCCACTTATTCTGGTTACGCCCATCCTGCTCCTGCTGGCTCTGGGCATTGTGGCCTTTGTGGTGCGCTACCAGCGGCGCCTGCTCCAGCAGCAGCAGGAAATGCAGGCCATGCACGAGGCCGCCCAGCAGCAGGCTCTGGAAGCTGCCCTGCTGGCCCAGGAAGAGGAGCGCCGCCGCATTGCCGGCGACCTGCACGACGGCGTGGGCACCACCCTGGCCATCGTTAAGCTTCACCTCAACACCCTGGACCAGCCCACCCTCACTCAGGAAGCCACCGCCCTGCTCGACCAGGCCATCAGCGAAGTGCGGCGCATCTCCCGCAACTTGCTGCCCGCGGCCTTGCAGAAGTTCGGTTTGCCCTTCGCCCTGGAGGCCTTGTCGCGTACCATGCCCGACGACGGGCCCACGCAGGTAACCCTGACCCAGCACGGCAACCCCCGCCGCCTCGACCCGCAGTATGAGCTGATTGTGTACCGCGTAGTGCAAGAGTTGCTCGGCAACGGCCTGCGCCATGCCCACGCCACGCACATCAGCATTGAGGTAGAGTTTGGGCCCGACTATCTGGCCCTGCAATACACCGACGACGGCGTAGGCTTCGACCCCACACTTTCGGAGCAGCAGCCGGCGCCGGGGGTGCGTACCGGTCTAGGCCTGACCAACTTACGCAGCCGCGTTGGCGTACTACGGGGCACGCTGAGACATGAATCGGCGCCGGGCCAGGGCACTCAGGTTTGGATTTCGCTCCCCATCCCGTACTTAACCAAGCATCACCCCGTTGCCGCTCCCACACTATGA
- the xseB gene encoding exodeoxyribonuclease VII small subunit, which yields MPPQHLTYRQAIEELETILRALETDAVDVDDLTARVQRSAELIRLCKQKLRSAESAIDQVFDNLEEEEDADFDAEE from the coding sequence ATGCCACCCCAACACCTCACCTACCGCCAAGCCATCGAGGAGCTGGAAACCATTTTGCGCGCCCTCGAAACCGACGCCGTAGACGTGGACGACCTCACGGCCCGCGTGCAGCGCTCGGCTGAGCTGATTCGCCTCTGCAAGCAGAAGCTGCGCTCCGCTGAGTCGGCCATCGACCAGGTGTTTGACAATCTGGAGGAGGAAGAAGACGCCGATTTTGACGCTGAGGAGTAG